One genomic region from Athalia rosae chromosome 3, iyAthRosa1.1, whole genome shotgun sequence encodes:
- the LOC105686454 gene encoding DNA-directed RNA polymerase III subunit RPC5 isoform X1: MEDGDSDSVVSEIPVYLSKTLAEKLFIFQYPIRSAREGYDNVTFLKTSIKPDNQEVRLEVSVDTENVNYDHSKGEQIAINVDGSLKHEKETDKAFDSQLMDKTVLHSMRALPDCSNYAIGVLQDGELHLTSLKGIVQMRPQFNYLDKSDKRAKEEAKIMGEEVEDEEDSAKQVNVTFARQEPEFLKKIREQSFQHYSKKSLEERWVHTSYVPVNAPKAELARMEMISSSNEDSVNNLNLSSEKYLALLAPPHKEDEVTKAAVLTPSTSLKYIRTLPLLDQIKVFVKDAKVIAFTQLKSLLSPGHDPAAVLKYLQQVAVLVQGNWVVNSELVYPKDTVSAHNGIPTDLMCRARDYVLLAFTESQYIDRKPISSVIKLPSEEVTEIFTNLARHQPKKGWTLILPRNQEFLDRYPEISQRQDMLWEAKRKHLREAMETHNQPPQRQRRKSNRESIGSENEERNIGRGKKTLRDSSISDNDCTAENVKQKKPTRSRKSSETT; the protein is encoded by the exons ATGGAAGATGGGGACTCCGATTCGGTGGTCAGCGAG ATCCCTGTTTACCTCTCAAAGACTCTTGCAGAGaagctcttcatttttcagtatCCTATTCGGTCAGCACGCGAGGGATATGACAATGTAACTTTCTTGAAAACTTCAATTAAACCTGACAACCAGGAGGTGCGACTTGAGGTGTCGGTAGACACTGAAAATGTCAATTACGATCACAGTAAGGGAGAACAGATAGCAATAAATGTCGACGGCTCTTTGaaacatgaaaaagaaactgatAAAGCCTTTGACAG TCAGCTTATGGACAAAACAGTGCTTCATTCTATGCGGGCGCTTCCTGATTGCTCCAATTACGCTATTGGAGTATTACAAGATGGGGAATTACACCTCACGTCTTTAAAAGGCATAGTTCAAATGCGTCCTCAATTCAACTACCTTGACAAAAGCGACAAACGTGCCAAAGAGGAGGCTAAAATCATGGGTGAAG AAGTAGAGGATGAAGAGGATAGCGCAAAACAAGTGAATGTAACTTTTGCCAGGCAGGAGCCTgaatttcttaaaaaaataagggaacaGTCGTTTCAGCATTATTCAAAAAAGAGCCTAGAAGAACGATGGGTACATACCAGTTATGTACCAGTAAACGCACCCAAGGCAGAG TTGGCACGGATGGAGATGATCTCTTCTTCGAACGAAGATTCTGTCAACAATTTGAACTTGTCtagcgaaaaatatttggcaCTCTTAGCGCCACCTCATAAAGAAGATGAAGTTACTAAGGCTGCTGTACTAACCCCGAGTACCTCTCTGAAGTATATACGGACACTTCCTCTTCTTGATCAGATTAAAGTTTTTGTCAAGGATG CCAAAGTTATTGCTTTCACTCAGCTAAAAAGCCTTCTGTCGCCTGGTCATGATCCCGCTGCGGTGTTGAAATACCTTCAACAAGTAGCTGTGTTGGTACAGGGAAACTGGGTCGTTAACAGCGAACTTGTCTACCCAAAAGATACAGTTTCTGCTCATAATGGCATTCCTACAGATTTAATGTGTAGAGCCAGAGATTACGTG CTGTTGGCCTTCACGGAATCTCAGTATATTGATCGTAAGCCCATTTCATCAGTAATAAAATTGCCTTCTGAAGAGGTGACTGAAATATTTACAAATCTTGCCCGGCATCAGCCCAAAAAAGGGTGGACTCTAATTCTGCCTCGTAACCAGGAATTTTTAGACAG GTATCCAGAAATATCTCAGCGACAGGATATGCTATGGGAGGCAAAACGAAAGCATTTGCGAGAAGCTATGGAGACACACAATCAGCCACCTCAACGCCAGAGACGAAAATCAAACCGTGAATCTATTGGCTCTGAAAATGAGGAAAGGAACATTggtcgtggaaaaaaaactttaaggGATTCATCCATTTCCGACAACGACTGCACAGCCGAAAACGTCAAGCAGAAAAAACCGACCAGGTCTAGAAAATCTTCTGAAACAACGTGA
- the LOC105686453 gene encoding uncharacterized protein LOC105686453 yields MTGNKFFKSKTPAAGDCLKNTVAKKTVANTKVARRSKRIKEKESLSPNYSPVLRQTKLSESFVTGSVRTRLRPRNKAKKYDDPSILERSISPDKRNSIVLIERLPQQTAGKVPVYQGIRLSDRYSKDTKSSIYEFEFQEDDPCEKRVLKNKKKKVSKKPKTNKKATITVAKAVPTKETDPMPPDPMKGSRVLDNQNELNVDPLCTEVENVDHVMAVVDKESTASGTVSLQVDTLPMTGLENKSSRPKISQVKVLTGAKKMNLKPNGTISYQRLTKFNPFRATQSIFKSRPTIDQNDKTGDLFQNQSMSPIKTDVPHFDAASPWRPSVPDTFSTVKHVVQSTPWLKRDARPIVRPELVRSYSGLGEPKKINKKIHENIENVVSSTSVNIENKSSLINHAKRNPLGVRRTNMENILAGSLSFKEMAPFLQETKNFSINRSLSYGENRDNSSFRDRLYKSPMMNERNGTKEDNKNNFSPSISLAVQRKESVDENLAPEENRQLRQSNLHNFLNLDAMPESTRISTSHGIFGDAHSTPIKKSQAHQISTTPNVEKYFGFDEDYSENENSSLRFDEKQKIPVKRVPQELKAKVIESPKTGRMSLEEIKNILHPRKDIKFRDVQEKKLLITKKVETTMGLKPAMESVDVPNALQFSDTFDILSESRQFGDESSLAPECALFTDLEPIHFTQPPRRSYAKKRTRNHNYSFEEEEDDDDDLAAPIIKKKKATKLNKMEEKKINEWVKNVNKTFQEIDDFDLVVEKLP; encoded by the exons ATGACTGGAAATAAGTTTTTCAAAAGCAAAACACCGGCCGCTGGTGATTGCCTGAAGAATACTGTGGCGAAGAAAACCGTTGCTAACACAAAAGTCGCTAGGAGGTCTAAGAGgatcaaagagaaagaatctctGTCGCCTAATTATTCTCCGGTTTTGAGGCAGACCAAGCTGTCAGAATCTTTTGTCACGGGTTCAGTACGCACGAGGCTGAGACCACGTAACAAGGCTAAGAAATATGATGACCCTTCAATACTTGAACGAAGTATTTCACCCGATAAGAGAAATAGCATAGTGCTAATAGAGAGGTTGCCTCAACAAACTGCTGGAAAAGTGCCTGTGTACCAGGGTATTCGACTTTCGGATAGGTATTCCAAAGATACGAAGTCCAGTATCTATGAATTTGAGTTTCAAGAGGATGATCCTTGTGAAAAACGGgttctgaaaaataagaagaaaaaagtatccaAGAAACCTAAGACTAACAAGAAGGCCACGATTACCGTGGCTAAGGCTGTCCCTACCAAGGAAACCGATCCTATGCCCCCTGACCCAATGAAAGGTTCAAGAGTTCTAGATAATCAAAACGAACTGAACGTTGACCCGCTTTGTACAGAAGTTGAAAATGTTGATCATGTGATGGCAGTAGTGGATAAAGAAAGCACAGCATCAGGCACAGTTTCTCTGCAAGTTGATACACTTCCAATGACAGGTTTAGAGAACAAAAGTTCAAGGCCAAAAATATCTCAAGTTAAAGTATTAACAGGCGctaagaaaatgaatttgaagcCTAATGGCACAATTTCATATCAACGGTTGACCAAATTCAATCCCTTCAGAGCAACCCAGTCTATTTTCAAATCTAGGCCCACAATAGACCAAAACGACAAGACAGGAGACTTATTTCAAAACCAATCCATGTCTCCAATTAAAACAGATGTCCCTCATTTTGACGCTGCCAGCCCATGGCGACCATCGGTACCTGATACTTTCTCAACTGTCAAGCATGTCGTCCAAAGTACTCCCTGGTTGAAACGAGACGCCCGTCCTATTGTTAGACCCGAACTGGTCCGTTCTTATTCTGGTCTCggggaaccaaaaaaaattaacaaaaaaattcatgaaaatattgaaaatgtaGTTTCGAGCACTTCGGTGAATATAGAGAATAAATCTTCTCTCATAAATCATGCTAAAAGAAACCCTCTAGGTGTCAGAAGAACCAATATGGAGAATATATTAGCTGGAAGCTTAAGTTTCAAGGAAATGGCCCCTTTTCTGcaagaaactaaaaatttcTCCATAAATCGTTCTTTGAGTTATGGAGAGAACAGGGACAACTCTAGCTTTAGAGACCGACTATATAAATCACCGATGATGAACGAGAGGAACGGAACTAAGGAAGATAATAAGAACAACTTTTCCCCATCTATATCTTTAGCAGTGCAAAGAAAAGAATCTGTGGATGAGAATTTAGCACCCGAAGAGAACAGGCAGCTGCGTCAGTCAAATCttcacaattttttgaatcttgATGCAATGCCAGAGAGTACTAGAATAAGTACTAGCCACGGGATATTTGGAGATGCTCATTCAACGCCAATAAAAAAATCCCAGGCTCACCAAATCTCAACAACTCctaatgttgaaaaatacttTGGATTCGATGAAGATtattctgaaaatgaaaattcgtcaTTGAGgtttgatgaaaaacaaaaaatacctgTCAAAAGAGTTCCTCAGGAATTGAAAGCCAAAGTCATCGAGTCCCCCAAAACTGGGCGAATGTCTcttgaagaaattaaaaacattCTCCATCCAAGGAAGGATATAAAATTCAGAGATGTTCAGGAGAAGAAGTTGTTAATAACAAAAAAGGTGGAAACAACAATGGGTTTGAAGCCAGCCATGGAATCAGTGGACGTTCCCAATGCTCTTCAGTTCTCCGACACTTTTGATATACTTTCTGAAAGTAGGCAGTTCGGGGATGAATCATCTTTGGCACCGGAATGTGCATTGTTTACAGATCTAGAGCCCATTCATTTTACTCAG CCACCAAGACGGTCATACGCCAAGAAGCGAACGCGAAACCATAATTATTCTtttgaagaggaagaggatgatgacgatgatcttGCAGCACCTAtaattaagaaaaagaaagctaCAAAACTCAACAAaatggaagagaagaagatcAACGAGTGGGTGAAGAACGTTAACAAAACTTTTCAAGAAATTGATGACTTTGACTTGGTTGTGGAAAAACTGCCATGA
- the LOC105686558 gene encoding eukaryotic translation initiation factor 3 subunit B translates to MAKKREADKTPQNEDPSKNEDDTTNSDDEPNFSDPEGYVDDIDDEELLGELIKQKPSETDGVEAVIVVDGVPQVGPERLEKLQSVINKIYRKFGDIVNEWYPKNEDGLIKGYIFLEYNSPVNALAAVSSTNNYKLDKQHTFKVNLFTDFKKFEDIPDDWEPPQPQPYTSSGDLHYYLLDPDAYDQFCVLSGNGSNVSVQMWQNSAPDPTLLEERARWTETYVKWSPLGTYLATFHKPGVALWGGPQFVQKAKFGQRGAECVDFSPCERYLVSYSPRADSVADQKRLVVWDILSGQEKRSFQPDNSSVWPIFRWSHDDKYLARMGEDVLSIYETPHFGLLDKKSIRVPGIRDFSWSPTDNILAYWVPEDKDVPARVILLEIPSRAEIRSKNLFNVADCKIHWQKCGDYLCVKVDRFAKRKEKTEQKYTGMSYNFEIFHMREKEIPIDSVEMKEPIHAFAWEPVGSKFAIIHGEIPSVNVSFYSVRPGLHPDLLKKLEKKACNHLFWSPAGQFIVLAGLTTMAGALEFIDTNDFTIMNTTDHYQTSDVEWDPTGRYVVTGVSSWKTSVDNGYWIWSFQGRILKRVNLTAFNQLLWRPRPATLLSAKQIKDIQKSLKKYSAQFESKDRMRLTRASKELIEKRCTLMKEFEEYRSKRIEEWMSTKKRRLELRFNIDTDELSSDTKNVEEEVVEFFIKEETFIID, encoded by the exons ATGGCAAAGAAAAGGGAGGCGGACAAAACGCCGCAAAATGAAGATCCCTCCAAAAATGAGGACGATACAACCAACTCCGACGACGAGCCAAACTTCAGTGACCCTGAGGGGTACGTCGATGATATTGACGATGAAG AACTACTTGGTGAATTGATCAAACAGAAACCATCGGAGACGGATGGCGTAGAGGCTGTTATTGTTGTGGATGGTGTGCCACAAGTTGGTCCTGAGCGTTTGGAAAAGTTGCAGTCAGTTATAAACAAGATTTATCGGAAGTTTGGAGACATCGTAAATGAGTGGTACCCCAAGAACGAGGATGGCTTGATCAAAGG ATACATATTTCTGGAGTACAACAGCCCCGTAAATGCGCTGGCAGCTGTTTCATCGACCAACAATTACAAGCTTGATAAGCAACATACTTTCAAAGTAAATCTTTTCACTGATTTTAAAAAGTTTGAAGATATACCGGACGATTGGGAGCCACCTCAACCTCAGCCATACACATCCAGTGGAGATCTTCACTATTATCTACTGGATCCCGATGCATATGATCAGTTCTGTGTTCTCTCAGGCAATGGATCAAACGTTTCCGTACAAATGTGGCAAAACTCGGCTCCAGACCCAACCCTACTAGAAGAACGCGCG AGATGGACCGAGACTTACGTAAAGTGGTCTCCGTTGGGTACGTACTTGGCAACATTCCATAAGCCTGGCGTTGCATTATGGGGTGGACCACAGTTCGTGCAGAAAGCGAAATTTGGTCAAAGAGGTGCAGAGTGCGTAGATTTTTCACCATGCGAACGTTACCTGGTATCTTATTCTCCCAGGGCGGATAGTGTTGCCGATCAGAAACGACTCGTTGTTTGGGACATTCTCTCGGGACAAGAGAAACGTTCTTTTCAACCCGATAACTCCTCTGTTTGGCCCATTTTCCGTTGGTCACATGACGATAAATATCTGGCACGTATGGGCGAGGACGTTCTTAGCATTTACGAGACTCCC CATTTTGGACTACTGGACAAAAAAAGCATCAGGGTTCCTGGAATAAGGGATTTTAGTTGGTCTCCTACCGATAACATCCTGGCTTATTGGGTACCCGAGGATAAGGATGTTCCGGCAAGAGTGATTCTTTTGGAGATTCCCAG CCGCGCAGAAATTCGTAGCAAAAATCTTTTCAATGTTGCCGATTGCAAGATACACTGGCAAAAGTGCGGTGACTATCTGTGCGTTAAAGTCGATCGTTTTGCTAAGCGTAAAGAAAAGACCGAGCAGAAGTACACG GGAATGTCTTACAACTTTGAGATCTTCCACATGCGCGAAAAAGAGATTCCCATAGACAGCGTGGAAATGAAAGAACCCATTCACGCTTTTGCCTGGGAACCTGTAGGTAGCAAGTTTGCGATTATACACGGTGAAATTCCTAGTGTCAACGTGAGTTTCTACAGCGTACGCCCTGGATTGCATCCAGATCTCCTTA AGAAACTGGAGAAAAAAGCTTGCAATCACTTGTTCTGGTCACCAGCTGGACAGTTCATTGTTCTTGCTGGTCTTACGACCATGGCTGGAGCACTTGAGTTTATCGACACCAATGATTTCACCATTATGAATACCACAGATCATTATCAAACGTCAGATGTTGAGTGGGATCCAACTGGACG ATATGTGGTGACTGGAGTGTCGAGCTGGAAAACTAGCGTGGATAACGGGTACTGGATTTGGTCCTTCCAAGGCCGTATTTTGAAAAGAGTCAATTTGACAGCTTTCAATCAGCTACTGTGGCGCCCGAGACCCGCAACGCTTCTATCCGCCAAACAGATCAAGGACATACAAAAGAGCCTGAAGAAGTATTCCGCACAGTTTGAAAGCAAGGACCGGATGAGGCTTACTCGGGCTTCCAAG gAACTTATCGAGAAACGCTGTACGCTGATGAAAGAATTCGAAGAATATCGCTCGAAACGCATCGAGGAATGGATGAGTACAAAGAAACGCCGTCTTGAGCTGCGGTTCA aTATTGATACAGACGAACTCTCTTCTGACACAAAAAACGTTGAAGAGGAAGTTGTCGAGTTTTTCATCAAAGAAGAAACATTCATAATTGATTAG
- the LOC105686454 gene encoding DNA-directed RNA polymerase III subunit RPC5 isoform X2, with translation MEDGDSDSVVSEYPIRSAREGYDNVTFLKTSIKPDNQEVRLEVSVDTENVNYDHSKGEQIAINVDGSLKHEKETDKAFDSQLMDKTVLHSMRALPDCSNYAIGVLQDGELHLTSLKGIVQMRPQFNYLDKSDKRAKEEAKIMGEEVEDEEDSAKQVNVTFARQEPEFLKKIREQSFQHYSKKSLEERWVHTSYVPVNAPKAELARMEMISSSNEDSVNNLNLSSEKYLALLAPPHKEDEVTKAAVLTPSTSLKYIRTLPLLDQIKVFVKDAKVIAFTQLKSLLSPGHDPAAVLKYLQQVAVLVQGNWVVNSELVYPKDTVSAHNGIPTDLMCRARDYVLLAFTESQYIDRKPISSVIKLPSEEVTEIFTNLARHQPKKGWTLILPRNQEFLDRYPEISQRQDMLWEAKRKHLREAMETHNQPPQRQRRKSNRESIGSENEERNIGRGKKTLRDSSISDNDCTAENVKQKKPTRSRKSSETT, from the exons ATGGAAGATGGGGACTCCGATTCGGTGGTCAGCGAG tatCCTATTCGGTCAGCACGCGAGGGATATGACAATGTAACTTTCTTGAAAACTTCAATTAAACCTGACAACCAGGAGGTGCGACTTGAGGTGTCGGTAGACACTGAAAATGTCAATTACGATCACAGTAAGGGAGAACAGATAGCAATAAATGTCGACGGCTCTTTGaaacatgaaaaagaaactgatAAAGCCTTTGACAG TCAGCTTATGGACAAAACAGTGCTTCATTCTATGCGGGCGCTTCCTGATTGCTCCAATTACGCTATTGGAGTATTACAAGATGGGGAATTACACCTCACGTCTTTAAAAGGCATAGTTCAAATGCGTCCTCAATTCAACTACCTTGACAAAAGCGACAAACGTGCCAAAGAGGAGGCTAAAATCATGGGTGAAG AAGTAGAGGATGAAGAGGATAGCGCAAAACAAGTGAATGTAACTTTTGCCAGGCAGGAGCCTgaatttcttaaaaaaataagggaacaGTCGTTTCAGCATTATTCAAAAAAGAGCCTAGAAGAACGATGGGTACATACCAGTTATGTACCAGTAAACGCACCCAAGGCAGAG TTGGCACGGATGGAGATGATCTCTTCTTCGAACGAAGATTCTGTCAACAATTTGAACTTGTCtagcgaaaaatatttggcaCTCTTAGCGCCACCTCATAAAGAAGATGAAGTTACTAAGGCTGCTGTACTAACCCCGAGTACCTCTCTGAAGTATATACGGACACTTCCTCTTCTTGATCAGATTAAAGTTTTTGTCAAGGATG CCAAAGTTATTGCTTTCACTCAGCTAAAAAGCCTTCTGTCGCCTGGTCATGATCCCGCTGCGGTGTTGAAATACCTTCAACAAGTAGCTGTGTTGGTACAGGGAAACTGGGTCGTTAACAGCGAACTTGTCTACCCAAAAGATACAGTTTCTGCTCATAATGGCATTCCTACAGATTTAATGTGTAGAGCCAGAGATTACGTG CTGTTGGCCTTCACGGAATCTCAGTATATTGATCGTAAGCCCATTTCATCAGTAATAAAATTGCCTTCTGAAGAGGTGACTGAAATATTTACAAATCTTGCCCGGCATCAGCCCAAAAAAGGGTGGACTCTAATTCTGCCTCGTAACCAGGAATTTTTAGACAG GTATCCAGAAATATCTCAGCGACAGGATATGCTATGGGAGGCAAAACGAAAGCATTTGCGAGAAGCTATGGAGACACACAATCAGCCACCTCAACGCCAGAGACGAAAATCAAACCGTGAATCTATTGGCTCTGAAAATGAGGAAAGGAACATTggtcgtggaaaaaaaactttaaggGATTCATCCATTTCCGACAACGACTGCACAGCCGAAAACGTCAAGCAGAAAAAACCGACCAGGTCTAGAAAATCTTCTGAAACAACGTGA
- the LOC105686456 gene encoding uncharacterized protein LOC105686456 — protein sequence MQIISIVGGFVLLSFLIDPAISRKTDYCYAHNDRPYVKMSTKTAYHFVHGGRTRYQEIPDCKSIQIWMFIRHGTRYPSLSTIPSLLSVPKLRDEIIYNHKVRGYGRLCDEDIKNLEDWRMDPGVNVNNADTITAQGVEDMNLLAKRIRANFPELFSPFPLSNISSHDYKFRAASKDRTLDSLAAFMSGIYGKEVSPPQQTSLDDTLFASYKRCPNWVTDVAANPKNIIEWTTFGKGPEIQNLKFQVSERIGFLYNLTDATIFAMYDMCRYDISWRPLSPSPWCAVFTEEELRILEYRDDLQDYYKRSYGHEYNTKLGCPPMKDMFDSFKRLEDAEYADEPKGIFNIGTSGSLHLFMTALGLAKDPEPPLASNYHAMGNRRWKTSEIGSFAANVAAVFYKCNDSRSPNKVMIYLSEKPVMYEGCDLGLCDWEYLKNKFEKFATHCETNFCFSNSAIPSLISPAATVLLALAMSVFSAHDHLILQSFAAVQDPKKTLENVSMPTSFRRVIPGKDPQLDICRIAETLVDQPNFFKMQIILGVLLSFLAGPVISRDTDYCYAYNDRPYLKMGGKTAYHFVHGGKTRYQDVPDCKPIQIWMLIRHGASYPSPRIIPQLIAVPKLRDQIIYNHETRGQGHLCDADLDNLKLWRLDPGLNFEKADTVTEQGMEDINLLARRIKTNFPQLFPPLISDIGSQNYKFRAAPEQRSSESLTSFVSGIFDQGETPRWHTPLNDSLFASNTNCPNWETEVANNPENMMEWTKFKAGPEFQNLISNVSRRVGFLYNLTEASISGMYDMCRYEKAWRVSSLSAWCAVFSEEELKILEYKDDLEDYYKHSYGHEYNTKLGCPLMKEMFDGFKKLENDDYSKEPKGIFSISHSGSLHFFMTAMGFAKDPNPLLASNYYSMSRRQWKTSEIGSFAANIAAVFYKCNNSRSSNKVMFYLAEKPVMYEGCNVGLCDWDYLKNRFQKITSNCDTSFCYANGAMSVLIVPTATIMPILTALTFFVH from the exons ATGCAAATCATCTCCATCGTCGGAGGATTCGTTCTATTGTCTTTTCTCATCGATCCAGCGATATCCAGAAAAACAGACTACTGCTATGCCCACAATGATCGACCGTATGTTAAAATGTCAACAAAAACTGCATACCATTTCGTTCACGGTGGAAGAACGCGATACCAAGAAATACCGG ATTGTAAGTCGATACAAATATGGATGTTCATACGACACGGGACAAGGTATCCAAGTTTGAGCACAATTCCAAGCCTTCTTTCGGTTCCGAAACTCCGGGATGAGATAATTTACAATCATAAAGTTCGAGGGT ACGGACGCCTGTGCGATGAGGACATAAAAAATCTCGAGGATTGGCGCATGGATCCAGGTGTGAATGTCAACAATGCTGATACCATTACGGCGCAGGGAGTAGAGGATATGAACCTCCTTGCTAAACGTATAAGGGCCAACTTCCCAGAACTCTTTTCGCCATTCCCTTTAAGTAATATCAGTTCACATGACTATAAG TTTCGTGCGGCATCTAAAGATCGAACTTTGGACAGTTTAGCGGCATTCATGTCAGGAATATACGGGAAAGAAGTATCTCCACCCCAACAAACATCACTCGATGATACATTGTTTGCA TCGTATAAACGCTGTCCAAATTGGGTCACCGATGTGGCAGCAAACCCGAAAAACATTATAGAATGGACGACGTTTGGCAAAGGTCCGGAGAtccagaatttgaaatttcaagtcAGCGAACGAATCGGCTTCCTGTACAATCTCACAGATG CTACCATTTTTGCCATGTACGATATGTGTCGTTACGATATATCTTGGAGGCCACTCAGTCCCTCGCCGTGGTGTGCGGTATTCACTGAAGAGGAATTAAGGATTCTGGAGTACAGAGACGACTTGCAAGATTATTACAAACGTAGCTACGGCCACGAATACAATACAAAGTTGGGTTGCCCACCGATGAAAGACATGTTCGACAGTTTCAA GAGACTGGAAGACGCAGAATACGCCGACGAGCCGAAgggaatttttaatatcgGTACCTCCGGTAGCCTCCATTTGTTCATGACAGCCTTGGGCCTTGCGAAAGATCCCGAGCCTCCTTTAGCCAGCAATTACCACGCCATGGGCAATAGGCGATGGAAGACTTCAGAAATCGGATCGTTTGCCGCTAATGTAGCTGCAGTTTTTTACAA ATGCAACGATAGCAGATCTCCGAACAAGGTGATGATCTATTTATCTGAGAAACCAGTCATGTACGAAGGTTGCGACCTAGGTCTCTGCGACTGGGAATATTTGAAGAATAAGTTTGAGAAATTTGCGACCCACTGCGAAACAAATTTCTGCTTCTCGAACAGTGCGATACCCTCGCTAATTTCACCCGCAGCAACTGTTTTGCTCGCACTGGCCATGTCAGTTTTTTCAGCCCAT GACCACCTGATTCTCCAATCATTCGCCGCTGTACAGGACCCTAAAAAAACGCTAGAAAATGTGTCAATGCCCACTAGTTTTCGTAGGGTGATTCCTGGTAAAGACCCTCAA CTTGATATTTGCCGTATCGCTGAGACTCTAGTAGATCAGCCAAATTTCTTCAAGATGCAGATCATCCTCGGTGTTCTCTTATCTTTTCTTGCTGGTCCAGTGATCTCCAGAGACACCGACTACTGCTATGCTTACAATGATCGACCGTATTTGAAAATGGGAGGAAAAACTGCATACCATTTCGTTCATGGTGGAAAAACTCGATACCAAGATGTACCGG ATTGCAAGCCGATACAAATATGGATGTTGATAAGACATGGAGCCAGTTATCCGAGTCCTCGCATAATTCCACAGCTCATTGCGGTCCCTAAACTACGAGATCAAATCATTTACAATCATGAAACTCGAGGGC AAGGTCACCTGTGTGATGCGGACTTGGACAATCTGAAGTTATGGAGGCTGGATCCAggtttaaattttgaaaaagctgATACTGTCACGGAACAGGGTATGGAGGATATAAATCTTCTTGCTAGACGTATTAAGACCAACTTCCCGCAACTCTTTCCACCGCTCATAAGTGACATCGGTTCGCAGAACTATAAG tttcggGCAGCTCCTGAACAACGATCTTCCGAAAGTTTAACGTCATTCGTGTCTGGAATATTTGACCAAGGAGAGACCCCACGATGGCATACACCGCTCAATGACTCGTTATTCGCA TCGAACACCAATTGTCCAAATTGGGAAACTGAGGTGGCAAATAACCCGGAAAACATGATGGAATGGACAAAGTTTAAAGCGGGTCCGGAGTTTCAGAACTTAATCTCCAATGTCAGCAGACGAGTTGGTTTCTTGTACAATCTCACAGAAG CATCTATTTCTGGCATGTACGATATGTGTCGTTACGAAAAAGCTTGGAGGGTAAGTAGTCTTTCCGCATGGTGCGCGGTTTTCAGCGAAGAAGAACTGAAAATTCTGGAGTACAAAGATGATTTAGAGGATTATTACAAACACAGCTACGGCCATGAGTACAACACAAAATTGGGATGTCCTTTGATGAAGGAGATGTTCGATGGTTTCAA aaaactggAGAATGATGATTATTCCAAAGAGCCAAAAGGAATTTTTAGTATCAGTCACTCTGGGAGTCTGCATTTCTTCATGACGGCAATGGGTTTTGCAAAAGATCCTAACCCCCTCCTTGCCAGCAATTATTACTCTATGAGCAGAAGGCAATGGAAAACTTCAGAAATTGGGTCATTTGCTGCCAATATAGCTGCAGTTTTTTACAA ATGCAACAACAGCAGATCTTCGAATAAGGTGATGTTTTATCTAGCTGAGAAACCAGTCATGTACGAAGGATGTAATGTGGGACTTTGTGACTGGGACTACTTGAAAAACAGATTCCAAAAAATCACATCCAATTGCGACACAAGCTTCTGTTATGCGAATGGTGCAATGTCTGTGCTAATTGTACCGACAGCGACTATCATGCCTATACTTACTGCGTTGACCTTTTTCGTCCATTGA